One Poecilia reticulata strain Guanapo linkage group LG19, Guppy_female_1.0+MT, whole genome shotgun sequence genomic window carries:
- the LOC103481082 gene encoding uncharacterized protein LOC103481082, with protein MTARKDKIVFQKQSKQYHEHCCVPRCTASSKYNGRLSFHRFPCDPDLRRXWLVNIRRDKFKLTTHSKVCSLHFTPDQLLQPKTAGGRRKVNKGAVPELFQWNNFCVQPERASVWERVSRPEPDSIETDPPVQCTSADHDYCSVPEPAGLDMAINENDKLKEEIKALTTQIEELKIQSTFGLQRFAGSDDDIRFYTRFSSYRHFMLFWGLIEPSVHKMIRSSRVRAVEGSGEXITAVRAAHMRHSLQPIDELFLFQMYLAAGLKERDLANRFNIHISTVSRIICSWTNYLYTLLGSLCIWIDTEDIRAQLPGDFKDFPDIQVIVDCTELKCQSPASPLLQSEMFSKYKSHCTMKGLIXMAPHGAVTFVSSLYEGSISDKELFMRSGLANLLTEDMAIMVDKGFLISEYVKCKVYCPPFLSKKRQMPA; from the exons ATGACCGCAAGGAAAGATAAAATCgtatttcaaaaacaatctaagcAATACCATGAACACTGTTGTGTTCCCCGGTGCACAGCGTCTTCCAAATATAACGGCCGTTTAAGTTTTCATAGATTTCCATGCGATCCTGACTTAAGAAGACRATGGCTAGTAAATATTCGTCGCGACAAATTCAAGCTAACAACACATAGCAAAGTTTGCAGCCTTCACTTCACTCCGGATCAGCTTCTTCAACCTAAAACTGCCGGAGGGAGAAGAAAGGTAAATAAAGGAGCTGTCCCTGAGTTATTTCAATGGAACAACTTCTGTGTTCAGCCTGAAAGAGCGAGTGTATGGGAACGAGtgagcagaccagagccagacagcATTGAAACTGATCCGCCTGTGCAATGCACTTCTGCCGATCACGATTATTGCTCCGTCCCAGAACCAGCTGGCCTGGACATGGCAATAAATGAAaacgataaattaaaagaagaaataaaagcccTAACAACCCAGATCGAAGAACTGAAAATTCAATCTACCTTTGGATTACAGCGGTTCGCAGGGTCCGATGATGACATCCGATTTTACACAAG ATTTTCAAGTTATCGTCACTTCATGTTGTTTTGGGGGCTTATTGAACCTTCTGTCCACAAAATGATTCGCTCATCAAGAGTCAGAGCTGTKGAGGGAAGCGGCGAARCAATAACTGCTGTCAGAGCAGCACACATG agGCATTCCTTGCAACCCATTGATGAGCTGTTCCTGTTCCAGATGTACCTGGCTGCAGGGCTTAAGGAAAGAGACCTAGCAAACCGgtttaatattcacatttctacTGTAAGCCGCATTATTTGTTCATGGACCAATTACTTGTACACTCTTTTGGGTTCACTATGTATCTGGATTGATACAGAGGACATCCGAGCTCAACTCCCTGGTGACTTCAAAGATTTTCCTGACATTCAAGTRATAGTAGATTGCACTGAGCTCAAATGCCAATCTCCtgcttctcctctcctccaAAGTGAGATGTTTTCCAAATACAAATCTCACTGCACAATGAAAGGTCTGATCRGAATGGCTCCCCATGGTGCAGTGACCTTTGTTTCTTCACTCTATGAGGGGTCAATAAGTGACAAAGAGTTGTTTATGAGGTCAGGGTTGGCTAATCTTCTTACTGAGGACATGGCCATAATGGTAGATAAAGGATTCCTCATCTCTGAGTATGTGAAGTGCAAGGTATACTGTCCACCTTTTCTCAGCAAGAAAAGGCAGATGCCAGCT